Below is a window of Candidatus Dependentiae bacterium DNA.
CGGGAGAATTGTACATGTTAGCATACGCACTATTACAAAGAGTTTTGAACCTCTTGTGGACATTTAGAAAAACAGACGGGCGTTATATTCATTTGCAGCAAGCATTTGAAGGTTATAAAAAAACTAATATTCCGCTAGTGCAATATTCGAACGGAGCGTTGTATCCTTTTTGCGCAGGTGACGATATAGGAATTTATTGGCTTATGCCAAAAATTGCTCTTGCTTTTAATTGTTCGATTGATACTGTTATGAAGCTTTTTTCGTACGGGTTACCATTGATTGCATGTTTAAGCGGTATGCTTGCTTTTTTTTTATTATTTCGTCTGCCAATCCAGCGAATCGTAGCAGCTATTGGGCTAATTGCGGTACTTCTGCTTTCGCTTCGCATTGGAGACGTGTACGTGGTTTACTCATCGATCATCGTCGCTTTATTACCATGGATTTTTTATGTGTGCTCCCAAGAACTTGAATGGTATATATATCCTTTTTATGGCGTAGGCGCAGGAATTTTAATAGGATTTGCGCATTATTTTCGTTGCTTTGCCGGATTATCTTCATTGATTTTTATTATTCTGTTTGCTGCTTTAAATAAAGCATTATCGAATAGAAAAAAGCTATCGTTAATTTTTGCACTCTTGATCGGAATGATTATTGCGCATAGTTATATGATTCATCAAGAATCTGTTTATGAGCGATTTGCACGAATGCATTTTGAAAAAGGATTGCTCTCAAGCCAAACTCATTATTGGCATACCATCTACGTAGCATTCGGTCTGCTTAAGTTTGGAAATACTCATGATATTAAATTCGAAGACAAATCGGCGGCAGTGCTGGTCGAAAAGAAACGTATTGAAAATTCTGATTTAATCTCTATCCCCACCGAAGAGATTCTAAAGAATGAAGTTATGCGCATTTTTAGAGAGCAATCTTTTTTTGTCTGGTTTACGATTTTTGCCAAATTGGGCATCCTTCTCCTTTTCTTTCTATTATCTGCCAATATTGGCATCATAAGCGCCTGGTTGTATGGAAAGCCCTGGGAAGTTGAGCTATGCTTTGCCAGTGGAATTTTATGTAGCGCTATTATTCCTGTTATAAGCATGCCTTTTTTGACCTACTCTTTGGGATTTATCGCTTTTTGTGTGATCTATGGAATTATGAGTATTAATTATGCGTTGGGATCATTTGATATGAAAATAAATTTTGATCATCTGCCTTTTTTTCGATTAGTGAGGCGCCCAAATCGCATTTAATTTTTGAGATAGCGGATCAACTATCGCTCTATTAGTTTAATTTGAACATGTATCATGAAAGTTGAAAAAGTGAAGGGTAGTATGAAAAAAATATTATTGGCGCAAGTTTTGATTTCTTTTTTGACATCTAGTTCGATTTTTTCGGAAGTACCAATTTATGTTGACTTTGATACAGCCTGCGGAAAAGAAGATCCTCGATCGCAAGGTTTTTTTCACGCAGTAGAAAACTACTCACGCAAGCCAGGTTGGGCTGAGCCGGGTAGAATCTATTTGGGGCTGTTGAGAACGTGTTTTAATAAGCTATTTCATAAGCAAAATGAACCTGATAGTCAACCATATCGTATCCCTAAAATTATACACATTATTTGGCTTGGAAGCCCATTTCCCAAAAAATATATCAATTGGATGAACTCTTGGAAACTTTATCATCCCGACTGGTCCATTATTATATGGAATGATGAAATGGCTAAAAGCTTACATTTGGTAAATAGAGATCTCTATGAAAAAGCAGCAAATTATGGTGAAGCCTCAGATATTCTGCGTTATGAAATTCTCTACCAGTTTGGTGGTCTTTATATAGATACCGATTACGAATGCGTCAAACCATTCGATTCTTTTCATAAAAGTGCAGATTTTTACGGGAGCATGATGCCACTTTGGGGATGCCAAGCAGGTGAAGTTTGGCTCATTAATGGAATTTTAGGATCCAAACCTGGGCACCCTTTTTTGAAAAAATTGATTGATTCTCTTAAAGATGAACGGGCTACTTATATAGCGGATCGAGTAGGTATTCTAAAACTTACAAAGGAATTTTTCGATTATTTACCGCATGACGAATTGATTTCAGTAGCTTTTCCATCTGCGTATTTTTTTCCATACGTCCATTCTGAAAAACCAGCCGATTTACATGGTGACTGGCGTAATGCGTTTGGCAAAAAGTGGGCTGAAGTTAAAAATGAAACATATGCAATTCATTGGGGAGAAAATAGTTGGAATGCTGGCGTTATAGATGAAAAGTGAGTCTGATTTGATACTTCTACTAAGGAATATCTAAAATTTTCATTTATAGGTATTGGCCAGAGGTTGTCAAGAGTAGTTTACCAAGGACTAAAGAGCCATGTTTTTATTTTCTATTTGCGTTATATTGTTTAATTTAACCAATTTTGCATCGGGAATATTTGCGAAAGAAATTGTTTTCTGCGGTACTCCTATTTTTTCACCTGACGATCTTCCGTGGGATTTCAATAGATCAATTGAAAGTCAGGAAACGATGAAATATTTCTCGGAAAAATTTAAAAAGATGGGTTATGAATTGAGGCACGCTTTACCTGAAGAAGAGGGTATCGAAAATGCTGACGCTATTATAGGCTTTGATATGGCTTGCATGAATCTGCCATATACACATAAATGTATTTGTGTAATGTGGGAACCCCCAACAGTGCTGAATGACATGTACGATATTCAAAAACATGCCCCCTTTAAAAAATTTTTAACAATGATTGATCCACTTGTAGATAATAAGAAATATTTTAAATATTACTTCCCGCAGTTATCCCTGAAAATGATAGATCCTGTGAGCTTTGAAGATAAAAAATTAGCCGTTCAGATTTCGGGAAATAAGTACTACGCATCTCGCTATGAACTCTATTCGGAACGCAGAAAAGTAATTAGTTTTTTTGAGAGTAAATGCATCGATGATTTTGATTATTATGGTATAGGATGGAAAGGATCGAGGAACTATAAAGGGGCGACGAAAGTTAAAAAGGATGTCTTAAAAAACTATAAATTTTCTTTTTGCTATGAGAATTCTAAAAATATAACTGGTTATGTGAGCGAAAAAATATTCGATTGTTTCATTGCTGGATGTGTTCCCATTTATTTGGGGGCGGATAACGTTACCGATTTCATCCCAGAGGGGTGTTTTATTGATAGACGCCAGTTTGCTAATCTTGAAGATGTATACAACTATATCAAAAACATTTCTAAAGAGGAATACAATACATATATAGCCAATATCGATAGTTTTCTTAAAAGTGACGAGTGCTTTTTGTTTTCATTAGATTACTTTGTTCATACTATGGCTATTCACGCAATCCCAGATTATAGACCCGAAATTGTTTTCGATGAAGATACCGCAAAAAAGCTCTATCGAGTCGATGGACTAAGGAAGTCACACGAAAAAATAAGATTAGAAGATAAGAAGCTTTTTTTTGAACAGAATAGAAACGTATTTTTAAAGAAATGGGCTTATATTATTTGGTCTAAATTCTTTTTCATTTGGGATAGTAGCTCAAGAAGATATTTTATTAGCTTAGTAACGACTTTCGCCTTGCTTATTTGCTATTTGTTTTGGAAATATTTATTAAGGGTAAAGAAGCAATACGGAAGTAGTTGAAGCAAGCCGCGCCTCTAAATGGGGATGTTTTATTCATGCATAAACGATTTTTAATGATCAACATAAAACTTAAGTATTTTATTTACATGATGTTCCCAACTATAATTATTAATAGCTTGATTCCGATTTTTTTTACCAATATGATTTAGATCTTCTATTGCTGATTTTATCAAAATAAATGCTGCATCAACAAAACCTTGATGATTTTGCGAATCTACTAAAATTCCTCTTTTGTCGATCAATAAAGAATGGTTATTGAGCTGGGGATTGACTAATGAAGGCAACATAATCTCCTTTAATTGCTCAAGATTTGATGCGATAATTGGTCTTCCCATGCTTAAATATTCAAACATTTTTGTTGGCGATCCAAAAAATCTGCTTCCATCTGGCATTGATTGCGTTGGACATAAGAAAGAGTCGCATGCTGATAAATATTCTCTTGCAGCTGCGGTGGTTACCAGGCCAGTTAACGTGACGGACGCTGTGATATTAGCTCTTTTAATTTCATTTTCTATGTATGATTTGAGTGGGCCATCGCCGATGAGTAAAAAATGAGCATGAGATGTTTTTTTTATGATCTGAGGAATTATTTGCGCAATGACTTCTATTCCATGCCAAAAGGAAAATGTTCCCACAAAGCCAAAAACGAACTTATCTTCTATGCCAAGTTCTTTACGAATCTGATTTCGCTTATTTATTAATTTTTCTGGATCATAAAGATCTGTATCAACGCCGTTTGGATTTACCAAAATTTTTAGTGGATTGATGCCTTTAGAAATTAAATCTTCTTTGAGCACCTGCGAAACTACGACTATCGAGCTGGCATATTCTAAATTTATTTGTTCAATAAGGCGGGCGAGCCAATTTAATTTAAACCATTTTTTTGGTGCTAATTGATCAAACTGCCAAACATCAGAGCCATTATATTCTAAAATCAAGGGTATCTTATGCCTAACGCTTAAAATCACTCCTGTTGCATTTAGTAAGCTGTAACGCTGATAAATACTATCGAAAAAACTATTTTTGCAACGCTCTCGCAGCGTGAATGCAAAAAAGAATGTTGAGAAGAAAGATTCAAGCCGCCATCGCAAATAATTTAATTTCCAACGCAAAAAACAAAAAAATGGCGGAACTGTTAAATGCATAAATGCTTCAGTGTATTCTTTTCTTAGGATGCTTTGAATAGCGCAAGAAGCTATAAGGATTTTCAGGCCATGTTTTTTGAAGCCATTGATAACCCCTAGAGTATGTGCGACAGATCCTCCAGCCACAATTTCTTCTGAGCATAGATCGGTCCTCAAGTAAAGAAGGCTTTTGATTTGAAAACACTCTCTTTTGTGCATTGGAGGAATAAGAAATTTAAGTAAGCGAATTGTAAACTTCCTTGAATAGGTGCCGAGCTTTGATCGTTCGCCGCGATCTATGCTGTTGGTTAAAAAAATGAGAGTTGGCCACAATAAGCTAATAAAAATTATTTGAATAAATGAAGCACCATTCAAAGCAGCTATCTGCAAAATTCCCGCGCTAAAAAAAAATGAACTAACTATTTTATAATAGGCTCTCCAGGAAAATGTGGTTGGAAAAAGCTTATTACTCATGAAGAAGCTGAGGCAGCCGTATATAAAAAACGAAAATATATTCGCAAAAAAGACTCCCCATAAGCCTAAATTAATCGCTAAAAATAATAGAAATGATTGGAAGGGTATAATTGCGACAGCGATCAAGGGAATATAATGAGTTTTAGTGGTCAAACCGAATCCTGCCTGAAGAACACGGGCCATTTCGAGAGCAACACATGCTATAAAAAAACTAGGCAAATATATGATGAGAAAATGATAGTTTTGAGGTAGAAAAAACAATATGCCAAAATGTGATCCTATAATTCCGCATAATCCTATTGTTCCTATGGTCAATAAAAAAACACGTGTCAGCTGAGCGATTAACTGAAGCCCGTTAGCCTCTTTTTGAGCATTGAAAATAAGCAAGGGCCATGTATCCATAAGTGCGATCATCGCAAATTGGAATAGTGCTCCAAATCGCCAAAGAAGCGCATAGACGCCTAATTGCTCAAAGCCTAAATAATTTTGAATATACCATCGATCAAGACTGATAAAGCTGGTATATATAAAACTATATAAGAGTAAAGGGGTGCTATAGGAAAGCTGCTGCTTGAAAATTTGAAGAGAATAGATTCGATAGCGCATCCAGATTTTGAAGAAAAGTGGGATAAATAAAAAAAGAGAGAACATATTGGCGTACCATAACGCTTTAAACTTGTAGCCTGCCCAAATTCCGAAGAGCGTTAAAACGGTTGCAATAATATTTTGGCTACAAAAAAGAATAAGATATACCGTAACCCTTTCTTTCATTCGGTGGTAGGCTAGTACAAGTGAAAAAAGAGTAAAAGAGGCTATGCTTGCACTTGCGATGTATAGATATTCGCTAGATAGTGACAGTTGATATTTCCAACTGATGAATGTTAGCAGTAGCGGTGCAATTATTGCACCTATAAAAGCTGTAATGAAACTATTGCCGATTGCCTGTTTTTGTTTTATGGGATCATCTTGATAGAGTAAAAAAAATCTAATCATGCCTGTTGCAGCATTTGATGAAAGAAGCAAGCTAGAATAGGAAAAGAGCATTTGATAAAAATCCCATAGCCCAAACTCTTGAAGGGTTAGGTTTGCTAATAAATAAGGAAGAAAAATGAAATTAATCCCCCGGACAATTGCAGAGCTTAGCCCAAAAAAAAATGAGTTATATGATCCTCGTTTTAAATAAGAGGTGAGCATTAATAGCCTATTTTTTTGCCGGTTGCAATAAGTAGGCGCTCAGTCCAAGATGGAGCCTCTGGTTCAGCCCAGCGAAGAAGAGAGGAGAGCAATTTTCGAGCGATTTTATGTTTAATGGTGTCTTTGCGAGACATGCACCAATAGGGGCTTTGTGTGGGAACAACCGATACATTATTAAAATAGAGAAGCATGATTTGTCGCAAGCTTTCCTGAGTAAATCCAGCCTCGTGGGTAAAATCAACATAACGATCATGTAAGCCAAAGAGCCAATCAGAGTTTTGCACATCAATCAGCACTAAGCCACCAGGTTTTAGGCTCGTTTTTAATTTTTCTAAAAAAGGTAAGATCTGTTCTTTTCGTATATGTTCTATAAGCGCTTTCAAAACTATGCAGTCGAAGCTATCGGGATGCTTTTCAAGAAACGAAAAAATATCTTCTTCGAAGAAGCTTGCTTCGGGAAGAAGCTTGCGAGCGACTGACAGGTCACCCGTGGACAAATCAACGCCAGTTAGATTTTCGTATCCTTCTTTTTGAAGTGCTGCCAATAAAAATCCTTTATTGCAACCAAGTTCAAGAATTCTTGCATTATATGGAAGTGATTTAAAATGAGCTTTATAAACTTTATCAAAGTAGAATTGGAACCATGCAATCTTTTCTTTATCCGCAGGATCAAGCAAGGCACTTCTGGTCTCGTGATATTGAGAAAAGAGTGTTTTTTGATAGTCCATGAATCTCCTTCTTTATCTACTCAAACACATCAAGTATAGTACAATAAAAAAAAACAAGAAGGAGCATTAATGAACTTAATGGGCTCGCGTTTGATTCATCTTTCTGCTGCTATGATTGGATATCTTAAGACCGGTGTTCCCCTAATTGAATGGGACGGGTCAAAGCTTTTGCTGAGCAATGCCGGCGATGACATCGGTATTTATATTATTATACCAAAGATAGCAACATACTTTGGTATATCTCTTGAGAGGGCGGTCACGAGCTTTTTTCTTGCTTTGTTAATCATTCCTATGCTGTGTGCTGTAATTGGGTTTTGCTGTGTTTACAAAAAAACTTCTGAGCGAATTGTAGCAATAGCAGCTATCCTTCTTTTAACTCGCTTTGCATATTCGATCGGTGATGTCTATCTAGGTTTTAGTGCCGCAGCACTCATGCTTATTCCTTGGGGCATAGTAATTCGCGAATCAGAAAATTTTAAGACGAGCACGTTTTTTGGTGTACTATCAGGAATGATAGCAGGTTTTTTTCATTATATTCGATCGTTTTCAGGCATTGGAACTTTATTATGCATTCTCGTTTTAATGATCAGTTCTAGAACGCATTCAAAAAAAAATAAAATGGGTTTTGTTCTGGCAATACTATTCGGTTATTTCGTTCCTTATTACTATTTTAATGCTCAGTACCAAGAAGCAAAAGTTTATGAGCGAGAAATCTTAAACCAAACTGGCAGCGTTGCCGAAAAACACCCCTTATGGCATCCATTATATTTAGGGTTTGGTTTTCTCAATTTAAAAAATAAGAGAAATATTCGTTATGATGATGCTTTTGGATTAGAAACGGCAAGAGCCACAAATCCCTCCGTTGTTTATTGTTCAAACGAATATGAAGAGATATTAAGAGGCGAAGTGCTATCCATCATAAAAAATGAATGGGCTTTTTTAATTTTAACCCTTTTTGCCAAACTTGGGATTTTGATTTTTTATTTGCTCAAATTTACAAACATTGGCTTGCTTGCGGCGTTCTTTTATAGAAAATCATGGGTTATAGATGTAGCGTTTTTTTTAGGGATGGGCTGGAATTCGATATTTCCGCTTCTTGCTATTCCTTTGCATGAATATTCATTGGGCTTTATTGCTTGTGCCACGCTATGGAGTATAACGAGTATTAATCATGCATTGTCAGAATTAAATTTAAGTAATTTTCAATTTATTAAAGAGAAGCAATTTAGTCTTAAATAGGAGATAAGAAATGACACGGAAACTGTTTTTATTTTTTGGGTTAAGTTTATGTACCGCACTTGTTGCAGGTGACCACAAAGTGCCACAGAGCCAGCTGTATGTGATAGAGAATGAAAGTCCGCATAGTAAAACTGTGATTGATGGTCTGAAGAAATGCGATATTAATTTCACCGTTGTCGATTCAGTAAACGATGATTCTGATGCGCTTTATATTATATGCGATATTTCTAAAACTGATCATTTGCCTCAGAATTACATCGCTTATCAATCATTAGATCTTAGCAAAGGCAACATAGCCTCTGCCTATTTAGAAAAGCTATCTAATGCAATAGCGGTTTGGGATTATAATTTGAATAATATTGCTAGATATCAATCGCGTGTTGCGCATTATTATTATTTTCCTACAGAATGTGAATACATAGATCCAATTTTTCTAGTATGCGCATTGCCAAAAACTGCTCTTAGCAGGTACAGAGATTTGCTAGCATATAGCAATCGAAAGAATACAGACATCTCAAGCCATTTGCCAGCATTGTTTTGCTACGGCATACTGCAATGCCCAAAAATCATTGTAGAAGCTGGCGTAAGGGGCGGGGAGTCCACAATTCCTTTTAAAGAAGTAGCAGCCAAATGCAATTCGCAGCTTATTGGAATAGACATTGAGGTTGATGTAAATAGTGCTTATGCAGGTTTGCAAAAAGGTACTTTTCTTCGTATGAACGATTTAGCGTTTGCTTCCTATTATGAAAAAAGCCAATTTAGAAATGAAAAAATTGATATGGTTTTTATTGATACATCGCATCAATATGAGCATACTTTAGCTGAAATTCAAATGTTTGCTCCAATGTTATCTAAAAATGGAATGATTATCTTTCACGATTCTAATGTAACTCCCTTAGACAAAGGGACAGCATACATCAGACTGAACTATACAAAAGGGCAGGCTCTTGGCAATACGCGAGGAGTAACGCGAGCCCTTAAAGAATATTTTGCTATCGAATTTGATGAGCATAGTTATTTAAATTTCAAGTTTCCAAAAGGCGAAATAACATGGCGTATGATTCATTATCCCTTTTGCAATGGGTTAACTATTGTTCAAAAAGTTGATAAAAACTTATGAAAGTAAGACCGCTATTTGCTTTGTAGTTGTGTGTCTGGCAAATATTATTATAAATATTTTTTATTGCGATAAATATCATCCCATTCGATTTTTTTAATCAGAATGAAGCCTTTGGAGAGCAAAAATTCTTGCACTTGAGTATCTTGCTTGCCGTTAATAAAATTGTTTTCCGCGTCGATAATATCGATATCGAAGCGATCGAAATCAATGCTTTTTAAAATCTCAAGTTCTCCGCCTTCGGTATCAAGACTTAGATAATCGATATGGGTGATATTATTTTTTTCCAAAAGATCATTGAGAATCAAACACGAAGTTTCAATAATTTCCATCGTTGCGCTTTGTTCTCGAGCAACGAATTCTGCCAGCGCTAACTGATACGGATCATATTTTTCAATAAGGCCGCTCAAGGTTTGTGGCCAATAGTTATTAGTATCGCTATTTGCTATTTTAAGAAACGGAGCTTTGCCATTAAAGTTTGCGATACAGCCATTAATGCATATACACGAACGATTTTTAATCAATCTTTCAAAGGCAAATGGAAGCGGCTCTATGCAAATTCCGGTCCAACCTAATTCTTTTTCAAAGAAGTATGAGTTACTAAATTCGATTCCATCGTAAGCACCTATGTCGATAAATATTCCATTTTTCTTGTTGCCCAAAAGCTCATGCACAAATTTATCTTGCCCGATCTGGCTATAGTAATTAAAAG
It encodes the following:
- a CDS encoding class I SAM-dependent methyltransferase: MDYQKTLFSQYHETRSALLDPADKEKIAWFQFYFDKVYKAHFKSLPYNARILELGCNKGFLLAALQKEGYENLTGVDLSTGDLSVARKLLPEASFFEEDIFSFLEKHPDSFDCIVLKALIEHIRKEQILPFLEKLKTSLKPGGLVLIDVQNSDWLFGLHDRYVDFTHEAGFTQESLRQIMLLYFNNVSVVPTQSPYWCMSRKDTIKHKIARKLLSSLLRWAEPEAPSWTERLLIATGKKIGY
- a CDS encoding FkbM family methyltransferase produces the protein MNKLMKLSIILYLLSFSHPSFNYYSQIGQDKFVHELLGNKKNGIFIDIGAYDGIEFSNSYFFEKELGWTGICIEPLPFAFERLIKNRSCICINGCIANFNGKAPFLKIANSDTNNYWPQTLSGLIEKYDPYQLALAEFVAREQSATMEIIETSCLILNDLLEKNNITHIDYLSLDTEGGELEILKSIDFDRFDIDIIDAENNFINGKQDTQVQEFLLSKGFILIKKIEWDDIYRNKKYL
- a CDS encoding class I SAM-dependent methyltransferase; translation: MTRKLFLFFGLSLCTALVAGDHKVPQSQLYVIENESPHSKTVIDGLKKCDINFTVVDSVNDDSDALYIICDISKTDHLPQNYIAYQSLDLSKGNIASAYLEKLSNAIAVWDYNLNNIARYQSRVAHYYYFPTECEYIDPIFLVCALPKTALSRYRDLLAYSNRKNTDISSHLPALFCYGILQCPKIIVEAGVRGGESTIPFKEVAAKCNSQLIGIDIEVDVNSAYAGLQKGTFLRMNDLAFASYYEKSQFRNEKIDMVFIDTSHQYEHTLAEIQMFAPMLSKNGMIIFHDSNVTPLDKGTAYIRLNYTKGQALGNTRGVTRALKEYFAIEFDEHSYLNFKFPKGEITWRMIHYPFCNGLTIVQKVDKNL
- a CDS encoding glycosyltransferase translates to MIRFFLLYQDDPIKQKQAIGNSFITAFIGAIIAPLLLTFISWKYQLSLSSEYLYIASASIASFTLFSLVLAYHRMKERVTVYLILFCSQNIIATVLTLFGIWAGYKFKALWYANMFSLFLFIPLFFKIWMRYRIYSLQIFKQQLSYSTPLLLYSFIYTSFISLDRWYIQNYLGFEQLGVYALLWRFGALFQFAMIALMDTWPLLIFNAQKEANGLQLIAQLTRVFLLTIGTIGLCGIIGSHFGILFFLPQNYHFLIIYLPSFFIACVALEMARVLQAGFGLTTKTHYIPLIAVAIIPFQSFLLFLAINLGLWGVFFANIFSFFIYGCLSFFMSNKLFPTTFSWRAYYKIVSSFFFSAGILQIAALNGASFIQIIFISLLWPTLIFLTNSIDRGERSKLGTYSRKFTIRLLKFLIPPMHKRECFQIKSLLYLRTDLCSEEIVAGGSVAHTLGVINGFKKHGLKILIASCAIQSILRKEYTEAFMHLTVPPFFCFLRWKLNYLRWRLESFFSTFFFAFTLRERCKNSFFDSIYQRYSLLNATGVILSVRHKIPLILEYNGSDVWQFDQLAPKKWFKLNWLARLIEQINLEYASSIVVVSQVLKEDLISKGINPLKILVNPNGVDTDLYDPEKLINKRNQIRKELGIEDKFVFGFVGTFSFWHGIEVIAQIIPQIIKKTSHAHFLLIGDGPLKSYIENEIKRANITASVTLTGLVTTAAAREYLSACDSFLCPTQSMPDGSRFFGSPTKMFEYLSMGRPIIASNLEQLKEIMLPSLVNPQLNNHSLLIDKRGILVDSQNHQGFVDAAFILIKSAIEDLNHIGKKNRNQAINNYSWEHHVNKILKFYVDH